One window of Brachionichthys hirsutus isolate HB-005 chromosome 21, CSIRO-AGI_Bhir_v1, whole genome shotgun sequence genomic DNA carries:
- the acbd4 gene encoding acyl-CoA-binding domain-containing protein 4 isoform X2 has product MSRDQAMERYVDEMKSVAQEVLDTMPVNEQTASLLHHFKPLYRVVEGMPRPPEPLLRLQDGLGCSDGVDRQAEMKDEDEDEDEDEERGGPQEDLSLLGGPDPDQDLNLSVDTVHHDSGVSEGFPLASDSESEVFCDSVDSMEQLGSAKIPLVKSNGFHNGHVFLESSPFQNEQRDSRPGARRVGAGQGGEVAEEGKGQGPSRRSQNRGRGGSSHNWRERQSEARRPRRGESWPRRRRRLRGRGGQAARCPAPAADHRRPPEAQGGHEERDGQAGGGGEARRHTRFTMATVPALCSYSITTGGAAAACGRFGTDHRRLPAVAVCRSGSRLPAQEGPEEEPDLLMKGAEEGM; this is encoded by the exons ATGAGCAGGGACCAAGCGATGGAACGATACGTGGACGAGATGAAGAGCGTCGCTCAGGAG GTCCTCGACACGATGCCCGTGAACGAGCAGACGGcctccctcctccaccattTCAAACCTCTCTACCGGGTGGTGGAGGGCATGCCGCGGCCCCCGGAGCCGCTGCTCCGACTCCAGGacg GTCTTGGATGCAGTGACGGTGTTGACAGGCAGGCGGAGAtgaaggatgaagatgaagatgaagatgaagatgaagaacgCGGCGGTCCTCAAGAAGACCTTTCCCTTCTGGGGGGGCCAGATCCAGACCAGGACCTGAACCTTTCTGTCGACACCGTCCACCACG ACTCCGGCGTCTCCGAGGGTTTCCCGTTGGCCAGCGACTCAGAGAGCGAGGTCTTCTGTGATTCTGTGGATTCAATGGAGCAACTGGGCAGCGCCAAG ATTCCACTCGTCAAGTCAAATGGTTTCCACAATGGTCATGTCTTCTTGGAGTCGTCTCCATTCCAAAATGAGCAGCGGGACAGCCGGCCGGGGGCCCGGCGGGTCGGAGCAGGTCAGGGCGGCGAGGTGGCCGAGGAAGGAAAGGGTCAGGGTCCCAGCAGGAGGAGCCAGAACAGAGGGAGGGGCGGTTCCTCCCACAACTGGAGGGAAC GGCAGTCCGAGGCGCGGCGCCCCAGGCGGGGGGAGTCATGGCCGAGGAGGCGGAGACGGCTCAGAGGGAGGGGTGGACAGGCTGCACGAtgtccagctccagcagcagatcaTCGTCGCCCTCCGGAGGCtcagggaggacatgaggagcGTGATGGACAggctggaggtggtggagaggcTCGCCGCCACACAC GGTTCACCATGGCAACCGTGCCTGCACTGTGCAGCTACAGCATCACAACAG ggggggcggcggcggcctgtggACGTTTCGGGACAGACCATCGTCGTCTTCCTGCTGTGGCCGTTTGTCGCTCAGGGTCTCGTCTACCTGCTCAGGAAGGcccagaagaggagccggaTCTCCTCATGAAGGGAGCTGAAGAAGGGATGTAA
- the acbd4 gene encoding acyl-CoA-binding domain-containing protein 4 isoform X1, whose protein sequence is MPVPAMADHHKQFQAAVDVIHNLPKTGCYQPSYKVMLHFYSLYKQALWGPCSAPRPGFWDPVGRYKWDAWRRLGEMSRDQAMERYVDEMKSVAQEVLDTMPVNEQTASLLHHFKPLYRVVEGMPRPPEPLLRLQDGLGCSDGVDRQAEMKDEDEDEDEDEERGGPQEDLSLLGGPDPDQDLNLSVDTVHHDSGVSEGFPLASDSESEVFCDSVDSMEQLGSAKIPLVKSNGFHNGHVFLESSPFQNEQRDSRPGARRVGAGQGGEVAEEGKGQGPSRRSQNRGRGGSSHNWRERGVPQGSPRRGAPGGGSHGRGGGDGSEGGVDRLHDVQLQQQIIVALRRLREDMRSVMDRLEVVERLAATHGSPWQPCLHCAATASQQGGRRRPVDVSGQTIVVFLLWPFVAQGLVYLLRKAQKRSRISS, encoded by the exons atGCCGGTCCCAGCGATGGCTGATCACCACAAACAGTTCCAGGCTGCTGTAGATGTTATCCACAACCTCCCCAAAACCG GCTGCTATCAGCCCTCCTATAAAGTCATGCTGCATTTCTACAGTCTGTACAAGCAGGCCTTGTGGGGGCCCTGCTCGGCGCCCCGACCCGGCTTCTGGGACCCCGTGGGCCGCTACAAAtg GGACGCCTGGCGTCGTCTGGGAGAGATGAGCAGGGACCAAGCGATGGAACGATACGTGGACGAGATGAAGAGCGTCGCTCAGGAG GTCCTCGACACGATGCCCGTGAACGAGCAGACGGcctccctcctccaccattTCAAACCTCTCTACCGGGTGGTGGAGGGCATGCCGCGGCCCCCGGAGCCGCTGCTCCGACTCCAGGacg GTCTTGGATGCAGTGACGGTGTTGACAGGCAGGCGGAGAtgaaggatgaagatgaagatgaagatgaagatgaagaacgCGGCGGTCCTCAAGAAGACCTTTCCCTTCTGGGGGGGCCAGATCCAGACCAGGACCTGAACCTTTCTGTCGACACCGTCCACCACG ACTCCGGCGTCTCCGAGGGTTTCCCGTTGGCCAGCGACTCAGAGAGCGAGGTCTTCTGTGATTCTGTGGATTCAATGGAGCAACTGGGCAGCGCCAAG ATTCCACTCGTCAAGTCAAATGGTTTCCACAATGGTCATGTCTTCTTGGAGTCGTCTCCATTCCAAAATGAGCAGCGGGACAGCCGGCCGGGGGCCCGGCGGGTCGGAGCAGGTCAGGGCGGCGAGGTGGCCGAGGAAGGAAAGGGTCAGGGTCCCAGCAGGAGGAGCCAGAACAGAGGGAGGGGCGGTTCCTCCCACAACTGGAGGGAAC GTGGCGTCCCTCAGGGCAGTCCGAGGCGCGGCGCCCCAGGCGGGGGGAGTCATGGCCGAGGAGGCGGAGACGGCTCAGAGGGAGGGGTGGACAGGCTGCACGAtgtccagctccagcagcagatcaTCGTCGCCCTCCGGAGGCtcagggaggacatgaggagcGTGATGGACAggctggaggtggtggagaggcTCGCCGCCACACAC GGTTCACCATGGCAACCGTGCCTGCACTGTGCAGCTACAGCATCACAACAG ggggggcggcggcggcctgtggACGTTTCGGGACAGACCATCGTCGTCTTCCTGCTGTGGCCGTTTGTCGCTCAGGGTCTCGTCTACCTGCTCAGGAAGGcccagaagaggagccggaTCTCCTCATGA